The Ipomoea triloba cultivar NCNSP0323 chromosome 13, ASM357664v1 genomic interval ATTAGGAACCGACGATGAGGACGCAGCAGCCTTCTTACTGGCGCCGCTCTCACCAGCGCCGCCGTTACTGCTGCGGTCCACCGCCGCCACACGCAACTTCAATGCTCTGCTAGGAGCAGAGCCAGGGCCAGGGCAGCTCCTCGTAGCAATCCTACTGAAACTCACTCCTCCCTGCCTCGCCAGCAGACACAACGGCGGCCCGCCCGCCTCCGCCGCCGGCAGCTTCCAGCTCGAGCAGCGTGAGATCATTGTGTCACTGAATTTTCTGATCGGATTTCTCTGCTCTGAAACCAGACCGAGAATCGGAGTGCGGTAAACGTGGATTCAGAGCTCTGACTTTACAAGCTGACGGTTAGGTGGGCTTTCTGTTTGTTTCGGAAATTTTCCATTTCCTATTGGTCTTAGGGGCCGTTTGGCTCTTCAATATTATGGCTCGCTCGTGTTAAACATAGTTGGTGAACATGCCACGGCCACCTAATCATAcatttttagattaatttttgttcaaattttttCATTTGTACGGACTACggattaataaataataataatattttttaaaaaaaggttaCTCcgtatctttttcttttaaagctAACACacctaatatttattttttggaaaaaaaaatattaagtttGGTCCCCGActatgatatttttaaaattaattattgacaTTACAAATGTTGAATTCAAATTCTTAGAATTTTGCAACAAACTATAATACCATTacttttctttgttatttggtatttaattacattaaaatataccATAATTCGGATATTATAAACCtatactataatattaaaaatgttttttcatTGACTAATTATGAAATGATCagttatattttgaattaatcaaataaGTATTGCCATACAAAAGttcacataataataaaatatttaaatacaaaaaagtCTAGGTAGTaatgttatataattaattcGTGTTTGCGGTATAGCTCAACTGATCAactaattcaaaataagttcataagttTTGTTTGCTAACAATCGCATGATGTTTGATTCGAATCTTACCAATGACCAAAAAGAGATTGATTTTTACCTCTCTTATGTGATATGTGAACTATTATACAATAATAGAATTTACTCAGTAGTCAGTACCTATCTTCCGATAATGACGATTGATTTTTTTCGTCACCTAAAAATGAAATGATTGGTGTAGGAACGTTCAAAAATTAACTAGATTTAGATATCGCCCTCAATTTCTTAAGAAAATAATAGATTAGCTAAAGTGTCCTACGGACTAATcgtaatatataatttcaatttttttttcaaacctTATAGGTTTGAGTTTTGAAATTTAGCATAATCATAAATCCATAATTGACAAATTGGGTTcaaaaataattgaattgtcAAAATAGAAACATGAGGACCATGATAGAAAAGGACAAATAGTACAGtgatacatactatatatatgaaaatttgtaataatcTCTTTAATCCATTATAAGTAAAATTCCTTTATTAATacctaaactaaattttaattaactttttaattcaGTATactaaatgaaataattataacTATGACATTATTGTAACATACGATATCGCAAACTTTTTCCTTAAATAATAATCTATTGACCAAGTTGCAGTTGCCATTTTTGTTTCTCTACTTAATtcaaattcttaaaaattgaaagataaataatgttatgaagctgataatcaaatattaacactaaaaatgtttaaaagcGAAATTAACTCTCACCTTGGTATAGATATGTCGACACTTTTTATATGAGAAATGTTCTCACATAAAccctcacatatatatatacacacatacatagtAAGTTAAGTGAAGTTCTAGATGAATTTTGTacttaaaattcaaatttaatttgaccCATCGCGACCATAACTCACCActctttattatttaaaaattcaatttatacGAAGTATATATCCCGTAAACAGATTGAAATTGTCATCTCTATACAGAAAAGTTAACTTCTTGTGCGTTTTGTGGGATGATAGTAGGGGCTCAAGGTGTTGACACGTACTAAATGACACACGTCCACCATTAATATATGTAAGGCATGCATAGCATAAGAGGAATGAGTTTCCAAGCTGGTGGTGTTGACGTACACTAAATGACACATGTCGgccattaattatatataaggcATGCATAAGATGAATGACTTTCCCAATTGTTATATCGTGAACCAGAGTGTATAGTGCACTATAGACCCTAActtaatacacataatttgattccataaaatacaaaatttaagttttataatatacagaattcatattcataatacacCTAcgatataataaatatatattttgtgtattatgaatataaatttcGTGTATTATGTAAAATGGTTATGTGTTATGGGGTGGAATGTCACCcaattataaatcaaaatttgtgaGGAGTGCATGTGTATAGACTTTTTTGAAAGACAATTTAATGACACAACAACTACCATGGCCACCTGACGGATTTATAACACAGTTTTCAACGACCTCGAGTATACATAGGGCCATAGGGAGCGTATCTATGTTCTCTGTTGCAGTGGCGCCTTGTGAAGTAGAAGAAGATGGCGCGTCAATGCCTTTGTAGGCTCCGGTGGCGCGTGCTTTTGTTACCATTGTCTCTGTTTTTGGTGGTCGGAGTTTTCCGGGTGGGTATCTGGCCGAAAACCATCTCCGTCCTCGAATTTTCAGAAACCGGCCGCAAATTCCAGGCGCCAGAGCTCGGGGGCTCGCCGGAGCGCCACCGTGCTGATAATTTCTCTGTTTCTAGCCCGACGAAACCCGTGGAGATTCAATCAGAAGATGTATTGGGGCCGTATCACAATTGGGAGCTTTTCGCGGCCGATTACGAAGAAATGATCAAAACCCTAAGGATTTTCGTGTACCCAGACGTGTATTTGAACAAATCTTCGCCCTTAGCCACCGTTTTTCTCCCCCACCCTGACCCTTCAAAGCAGGGGAATTACTTCAGCGAGCACATGTTCAAGGCGGCGCTTCTCCGGAGCTCGGTCCAGACGCGGCGGCCGGAGGATGCGCATTTCTTCTTCATGCCGTTTTCCATCAACGCAATGCGCAACCACCGTGACCTGCACTCCGCCGCCGCCATTTCCGATTTCGTCGCCGGATACGCCGCCAGAATCAGCTCGGAGTTCGAATTCTGGAATGCTTCCGGCGGCGCTGATCACTTCTACGCCTACTGCCACTCGATTGGGCGAACCGCGGCGTCTAAGCATCGTGTCTTGCATCACAATGCCATCCAAGTCACTTGCTCCTCCAGCTACTTTCAGCGGATGTACATCTCCCACAAGGATGTCGGGTTGTCGCAGGTTTGGCCTCGCCAGCAAGAACAAACCTTGAATCCTCCTAATGCTAGGTATAACTTTcctatctcttttttttttttttttgaaaaggtaaCTTTCCTATCTTTTAGTGAGTTTAAGTAACGAGCTCGGGGTAACTCATAGAGTCCCGAGCATATATGTGGATAATGTCGTAGGTGATAATGTCAGTATTTATAGGGAAGGAAAAGGAACACATGTCGGACAGACGAACACTCAGCATGACTGACATGTGTTGTGCATGCCGTGGGCAAGTTCGGGAACAGCGCCTCGGTGCCCACTTGTGCTGCTCGGGATGATCATCCCGACTTGAACTGGTCGGGATTGGTCCCTAAGGGCAGTCTCCAGCTATCTTGGTTATTGCATTTAGGTAGACAAATTCGGGTTTATGATTGGTCTATGTCGGGAACGACCATTATATTCATACTTTTGGGTTGTACTAGTACTATGGTACCATCACCATCTAAGTAAATCCCTCCTTATGGTAAATCAGGTTATACTAAGAGTTGAATTTGTAATCTCATGGTTATTAAGTCAATAGTCTTACGAACTTGGTTAGGGTTACTTTCACAACTTTTAAGGTTTAGTTGTAGATGATCGTGTTGAAATTATTCTAGTTAAATGGGTTTTGTTTGTGTTCTTGCACTTCTTTCCTTAGTTAGAACTAGGGTATTGATTCAATGGGTGAAAAGCTTTACTTAAGATTTTCACTGGCAGGGTGAGATTCGATTCTTGTCACGAATAATGATTTCACTGGCAGGGTGAGATTCGATTCTTGTCACGAATAATGAGATTTTGATTGGGTATAATTTAGTATTGagtctataaattaaattggCTCAATTTGCATTCTCATGGATTTGAGACAAGTTCATGGAACTATAATATAGTCCAACAAAGTAGAAAAATCTGGGTtataacaaaatgaaaatttgaaaattttgtcacttccatcaatATCAGATATGCAGACTATAGCAACAGTAAGATATAAAATGCTAAAGATCCCCCAGTACAAAAAGTAGTTGCGGCTTGACAACAATAACTACTTTCACCATATTTTGTCTGTTTTCCCATGACATgtttctttccaaatctctcTCTTTATAACAGTGTTTTAGCTACTAAAGACAAGGGAGCCGTTGGTGTTAGTTGCATACTCTACCCAACATTTGAACAGTACATATGCCAACAAGAGTGACTGATTCTTTAAACTATAGTTGGACTACATGTTTATGTTTTGTATTATAGCAGCGGCACTTCACGCTCCGGTGCTCTTTATGTTTTTGCAGATACAGGCTAGCATTCTATGCCGGGCGAGCACAGAACTCGCACACGAGGCAATGGCTGATCGACCTGTGGAAGAACGACTCTGCATTCGACATATTCCCCGGGAGTTCTTCGTTTCCATACGCAGAAGGGTTCCGGAGAAGCAAATATTGCCTGCACGTTAAGGGGTACGAGGTGAACACCGCGAGGGTGAGTGATGCTATACACTATGGGTGCATCCCGGTTCTGATCTCGAATCACTACGATCTCCCTTTCGCCAACGTA includes:
- the LOC116002456 gene encoding probable glycosyltransferase At5g03795: MARQCLCRLRWRVLLLPLSLFLVVGVFRVGIWPKTISVLEFSETGRKFQAPELGGSPERHRADNFSVSSPTKPVEIQSEDVLGPYHNWELFAADYEEMIKTLRIFVYPDVYLNKSSPLATVFLPHPDPSKQGNYFSEHMFKAALLRSSVQTRRPEDAHFFFMPFSINAMRNHRDLHSAAAISDFVAGYAARISSEFEFWNASGGADHFYAYCHSIGRTAASKHRVLHHNAIQVTCSSSYFQRMYISHKDVGLSQVWPRQQEQTLNPPNARYRLAFYAGRAQNSHTRQWLIDLWKNDSAFDIFPGSSSFPYAEGFRRSKYCLHVKGYEVNTARVSDAIHYGCIPVLISNHYDLPFANVLDWTKFSVILNEGDIPMLKKILLSIPEQTYLNLYKNVGIVRKHFAWHMTPKNYDSFYMTVYQLWLRRGLTRVAW